A single Deltaproteobacteria bacterium DNA region contains:
- a CDS encoding PAS domain-containing protein: MTVPAKRLKIAIVGGGAACLAVLQRFLAHEDVQMPEIVGVADIDEGAAGFQFARQQGIFTTTDYKDFYDLEDLKFIIELTGTDEVRDTIIRTKPTHIQVIDHVNASFFWQVCSYLEEKSLLVEELAKTRDFLRTMIDGIGEDILVIDKDLRIVEVNESYLRRREVTREQVINKYCFAVFKSLGEPCLLEQGKCPVTSPVALTQTQCNMVKFTDRKGDLCYHETSWYPIRNERGDVAYGVKIIRNVTETRILQKRIRESDEKYRKHVSRELHDGIGQALNTMGLYLSLAKDGLTESRHTAMEHLSKAELLLEQTVRETDRLAMNLRPSALDDLGLIPALRSLCEDFDARTGIRIVLKTSLAGKLGNKDVETALYRIVQEGLCNIEKHARAIHAVVELKKRDSKIVLRIEDDGSGFDTREALNKGLGLLGMEERTRLLGGNMTLESKENRGTEIRIEFFCENLA, encoded by the coding sequence ATGACTGTACCAGCCAAAAGGTTGAAAATCGCAATTGTAGGTGGGGGCGCTGCCTGTTTGGCCGTTTTGCAGAGGTTCCTTGCCCATGAAGATGTTCAGATGCCAGAAATAGTGGGTGTGGCCGATATTGATGAAGGAGCCGCGGGATTTCAATTTGCAAGACAACAGGGGATATTTACCACCACGGATTACAAAGATTTTTACGACCTTGAAGACCTGAAGTTTATCATTGAACTCACTGGAACCGATGAGGTTCGTGACACCATCATTCGAACCAAGCCAACCCACATCCAAGTCATAGATCATGTTAACGCGAGTTTTTTCTGGCAAGTTTGCAGCTATTTAGAAGAGAAATCTCTGCTTGTAGAGGAACTTGCGAAAACCAGGGATTTCTTGCGGACCATGATAGACGGCATTGGAGAGGACATCCTGGTCATTGATAAGGATTTGAGGATTGTGGAAGTAAACGAATCATATTTAAGAAGAAGGGAGGTGACAAGGGAACAGGTCATAAACAAGTATTGCTTTGCAGTATTCAAGAGCCTGGGTGAACCCTGTCTCTTGGAGCAAGGGAAATGCCCCGTTACCTCTCCTGTGGCTTTGACGCAAACCCAGTGTAACATGGTCAAGTTTACGGACAGGAAAGGCGACTTGTGCTATCACGAGACTTCCTGGTATCCTATAAGAAACGAACGAGGTGATGTCGCCTATGGCGTTAAGATCATACGGAATGTAACTGAAACCAGAATACTCCAAAAGAGAATCAGAGAATCTGATGAAAAGTATAGGAAACACGTTTCTCGGGAACTGCACGATGGGATTGGTCAGGCATTGAATACCATGGGTTTGTATTTGTCCCTGGCCAAAGACGGGTTGACAGAAAGCAGGCATACAGCCATGGAACACTTGTCCAAGGCTGAATTGCTCTTGGAACAGACAGTCCGGGAAACGGATCGATTGGCCATGAATCTACGGCCTTCTGCGTTGGATGACCTGGGCTTGATCCCTGCTTTGCGTTCTCTTTGTGAGGATTTTGACGCCAGGACCGGTATTCGCATTGTCCTAAAAACAAGTCTTGCCGGTAAGCTTGGGAATAAGGATGTGGAAACAGCCCTTTACCGGATCGTTCAGGAAGGCTTATGCAACATTGAGAAGCACGCCCGCGCCATTCACGCCGTTGTGGAGCTAAAGAAAAGGGACTCTAAAATTGTTTTGCGCATTGAAGATGACGGGTCAGGATTTGACACTCGCGAAGCTTTAAACAAAGGTTTGGGGCTGCTTGGCATGGAGGAAAGAACCCGCCTTTTGGGGGGGAATATGACCCTTGAATCGAAAGAGAATCGAGGGACTGAGATAAGGATTGAATTTTTCTGTGAAAACCTTGCATAA
- a CDS encoding type II toxin-antitoxin system HicA family toxin, translated as MAKIFSCSRAELIRRLNKLGFEGPFGGGKHSYMKRGKYRQIIPNPHGKEISSELVKEILKQARIPTDEWLGDS; from the coding sequence ATGGCTAAGATATTTTCCTGTTCAAGAGCAGAGCTGATAAGAAGGCTTAATAAGCTTGGTTTTGAAGGCCCCTTCGGAGGGGGTAAGCATAGCTACATGAAGAGGGGCAAATACAGGCAGATTATCCCAAATCCGCATGGCAAAGAGATTTCATCAGAATTGGTAAAAGAAATACTTAAACAGGCTAGGATTCCAACAGATGAGTGGCTTGGTGATTCTTGA
- a CDS encoding type II toxin-antitoxin system HicB family antitoxin, producing the protein MKYVGFKEYVREVLKTAKYVRDAETGCVVATTSVLPGCMTQGDDFEDARDNLIDAIELWVTVGLREGEEIPVVNGVELASAMEQLEAKEGLSKATYG; encoded by the coding sequence ATGAAATACGTTGGCTTCAAAGAGTATGTAAGGGAAGTCCTTAAAACTGCAAAATACGTACGAGATGCTGAAACTGGTTGTGTTGTGGCAACAACCTCTGTTTTGCCGGGTTGCATGACACAAGGCGATGATTTTGAAGATGCGCGGGACAATCTCATAGATGCCATAGAGCTTTGGGTTACAGTTGGCTTAAGAGAAGGCGAAGAAATCCCGGTAGTCAATGGGGTGGAGTTGGCAAGTGCTATGGAGCAGTTGGAAGCTAAGGAAGGTTTAAGTAAAGCAACTTATGGCTAA